A genomic region of Miscanthus floridulus cultivar M001 chromosome 3, ASM1932011v1, whole genome shotgun sequence contains the following coding sequences:
- the LOC136546753 gene encoding uncharacterized protein: MQCMAQEGSEASVASSPPHPPPSASSSTSSAAAVASWWRDSMHPAAYGAWPPQPPAARWPPIRPAASHHHQQHGGRTTTSSGGADDDLSASNATMTSFTNTSTTNHSGLSMDSGGAEAAAAVAAESHLWNQVLMGAGGEVGRSMQAVHDAHDDSENFLELLNSRTLAPELFAEPPACDYLKKMEYGSSHGSSSGGGWPDHQFTTAALEKHLSYGGGALAHHHAAAGGGPERLTANLSDLVSNWSIAPPNPCLGDAHHRAGVAVACDNNAAAVAALGHGAKAGLFLDSGGGVCKHEIGGHGAMLEEAASGGSGTGGGGQEFLRPAGYSSMLGLSSNRMYMDVPWGNNAGAARSLSDLISFGGAPLGKPEQPAPATSTKAHAEYKKQGQEISSPAKTSSGGGSKGSSQGKKKRSEEQQGSEGNAKKSKNEASSPTSSLKASQVPKVKLGDKITALQQIVSPFGKTDTASVLYEAINYIKWLHEQVQLLSDPYMKTSSSKDYNAWGGLDRKEKSETEIDLQSRGLCLVPVSCTPQVYRDNNGPDYWTPPYRSCLYR; the protein is encoded by the exons ATGCAGTGCATGGCGCAGGAGGGCTCCGAGGCCTCTGTCGCCAGCTCCCCGCCGCATCCACcgccgtcggcctcctcgtccacGTCCTCGGCTGCCGCCGTGGCCTCCTGGTGGCGCGACAGCATGCACCCGGCCGCCTACGGCGCGTGGCCGCCCCAGCCACCCGCGGCGAGGTGGCCCCCGATCCGACCGGCGGCCTcgcaccaccaccagcagcacgGCGGCCGGACGACGACGTCCTCCGGCGGCGCCGACGATGATCTGTCGGCCTCCAACGCCACCATGACGTCCTTCACCAACACCTCCACCACCAACCACTCCGGCCTCAGCATGGACTCCGGCGGAGCTGAggcggccgccgccgtcgccgccgagaGCCACCTCTGGAACCAAGTCCTCAT GGGCGCCGGCGGCGAGGTTGGAAGGAGCATGCAGGCCGTGCACGACGCCCATGACGACAGCGAGAACTTCCTCGAGCTGCTCAACTCGAGGACGCTCGCGCCGGAGCTCTTCGCGGAGCCTCCCGCCTGCGACTACCTCAAGAAGATGGAGTACGGCAGCAGCCACGGCAGTAGCAGTGGCGGCGGATGGCCGGACCACCAGTTCACAACAGCCGCCCTGGAGAAGCACCTCAGCTACGGCGGCGGCGCGCTCGCGCACCACCATGCGGCGGCCGGAGGCGGGCCggagcggctcacggcgaacctgtCCGACCTCGTGAGCAACTGGTCCATCGCGCCGCCGAACCCGTGCCTCGGCGACGCGCACCACCGCGCCGGCGTCGCCGTGGCATGCGATAACAACGCCGCCGCGGTGGCCGCCTTGGGCCACGGCGCCAAGGCCGGCCTGTTCCTGGACTCCGGCGGCGGTGTCTGCAAGCACGAGATAGGCGGCCACGGCGCGATGCTGGAGGAAGCGGCGTCCGGGGGCAgcggcaccggcggcggcggccaggagTTCCTCCGGCCCGCGGGCTACAGCTCCATGCTCGGGCTCAGCAGCAACAGGATGTATATGGACGTGCCGTGGGGCAACAATGCCGGCGCCGCGAGGAGCCTTTCGGACCTGATATCTTTCGGCGGAGCGCCGCTGGGAAAACCAGAGCAGCCGGCACCGGCCACGTCGACGAAGGCGCATGCGGAGTACAAGAAGCAAGGCCAGGAAATCTCTTCGCCG GCAAAGACGAGCAGCGGAGGTGGCAGCAAGGGAAGCTCGcaggggaagaagaagagatcaGAGGAGCAGCAAGGCTCGGAGGGGAACGCCAAGAAGTCCAAGAATGAGGCCTCCTCGCCCACGTCGTCTCTCAAG GCATCGCAGGTGCCAAAAGTGAAGTTAGGAGACAAGATCACTGCACTGCAACAGATCGTTTCACCATTTGGAAAG ACCGATACCGCATCAGTTCTGTATGAGGCGATAAATTACATCAAGTGGTTGCATGAACAAGTGCAG TTGCTGAGTGATCCATACATGAAGACAAGTAGTAGCAAG GACTACAACGCATGGGGAGGGTTGGATAGGAAGGAGAAGTCGGAGACAGAGATCGACCTGCAAAGTAGAGGCCTGTGCTTGGTACCCGTCTCATGCACGCCTCAAGTGTACAGGGATAACAACGGCCCAGATTACTGGACGCCCCCATATAGAAGCTGCTTATACCGATGA
- the LOC136546754 gene encoding uncharacterized protein has translation MKWKNILREMAPLRSTGRFFRRHPSALCLLIFLLVLYKYFFGWFTLIVTTSPIFLIAGVFLGIILAYGEPSNPEKDHVYKKIENARSSDIHDSSKSVRGVPLPTIPSGKERVAKHKSRVKKIRRRSHGVASSSEPGSSESGGSDTDTAPMLHAFRHLGSGNNSSQSSQEGDSNDSSTEDGAENQQGNDGNVRKGKQHAKVVAWTADDQKNILKIGCLEIERNQRLETLIARRRARKHADRNLIEFGSTDSLPTIEELSKFNVQIPAVFAPRKNPFDLPYNEDNFPDSAPSALLETGNPFDLPSDLPSEQANESSSNGGANSSHAEPIPVACHLQRSALLRRHESFTEGAPFLSDFLQDTQPSRFRPYFMTEKMANEEMTDPVLEGETSEKSNSKASSAQDSASTSSVADQESQKDVLEDCSNQGQQSSFSQTEEHAHTARHVREVSLVLDMEPPVLISDSSDDDISLSGEHINDWEEAQQSENFSFSQNTLVEDPSVMQHHQEIDMTSNGLNQMSPHSNDLELTSSSTETTDDPFEVNDIEPPAKEVVVIDDTHVLDPVYDSSPSGSERPAPISLVTDGPVLKDGHARTLDAEASIEEGVSPSRMEASSSEVAGPSLSSVEESKFLEKEASEIREQSMVGHVEGHGGSVSHADPSVCDISSQPSTGSSTNGDSGSGVTPSSTNTVL, from the exons ATGAAATGGAAAAATATCTTGAGGGAAATGGCACCGCTGAGGTCCACAGGCAGATTCTTTCGACGCCATCCTTCAGCTCTCTGCTTACTGATTTTCCTACTTGTGTTGTACAAGTACTTCTTTGGCTGGTTCACCCTCATCGTGACCACATCACCTATCTTCCTAATCGCTGGCGTCTTTCTTGGAATCATCCTGGCGTACGGTGAACCGAGCAATCCTGAAAAAGATCATGTCTACAAAAAAATTGAGAATGCTCGGAGTTCGGATATCCATGACAGCAGCAAATCTGTTAGGGGTGTACCTCTTCCTACAATTCCGTCTGGTAAAGAGAGAGTGGCGAAGCACAAAAGCAGGGTTAAGAAAATTAGGAGGCGATCTCATGgtgtagcttcttcttctgaaccAGGATCAAGTGAATCAGGTGGTTCAGATACTGATACCGCTCCAATGCTCCATGCATTTCGTCATCTCGGGTCGGGCAACAATTCATCACAGTCCTctcaagagggtgactccaatgACAGCAGCACTGAAGATGGAGCGGAAAACCAACAGGGCAATGATGGCAACGTACGCAAGGGGAAACAGCATGCTAAAGTTGTAGCATGGACTGCTGACGACCAGAAGAACATACTGAAAATCGGGTGCTTGGAGATTGAGCGTAACCAAAGGTTGGAGACCCTAATTGCTAGGCGTCGGGCAAGGAAACACGCAGACAGGAACTTGATAGAATTTGGTAGCACTGATTCCTTACCCACTATTGAAGAACTATCAAAGTTCAATGTTCAAATTCCTGCTGTTTTTGCTCCTAGGAAAAATCCTTTCGATCTTCCTTACAATGAAGATAACTTCCCAGATTCTGCTCCATCTGCGTTGTTGGAAACAGGAAACCCGTTTGATCTaccaagtgatctaccaagtgaGCAAGCAAATGAGAGCAGCTCCAATGGAGGAGCCAACTCAAGCCATGCTGAACCTATTCCTGTAGCATGTCATTTACAGAGGAGTGCACTGTTGAGGAGGCATGAGAGCTTCACTGAAGGAGCACCATTCCTTAGTGACTTTTTGCAAGATACGCAGCCTTCCCGATTCAGACCATACTTCATGACAGAAAAAATGGCTAACGAGGAAATGACAGATCCAGTTCTTGAAGGAGAAACTAGTGAAAAGAGCAACTCCAAGGCCAGCTCTGCTCAAGACTCGGCTAGTACTTCTTCAGTTGCCGACCAAGAAAGCCAGAAGGATGTTCTGGAGGATTGCTCAAACCAAGGACAACAATCTTCTTTCAGTCAAACGGAGGAACATGCACATACAGCTCGGCATGTAAGGGAGGTTTCTCTTGTCCTTGACATGGAGCCACCTGTATTAATTAGTGATTCCTCTGATGATGACATATCACTGTCTGGTGAACATATAAATGATTGGGAGGAAGCACAACAGAGTGAAAATTTTAGTTTTTCTCAGAATACATTGGTAGAGGATCCTAGTGTCATGCAACACCATCAAGAAATAGATATGACAAGCAATGGATTGAATCAGATGTCCCCACATTCAAATGATCTCGAGCTGACGTCGTCATCAACCGAAACCACTGATGATCCTTTTGAAGTGAATGACATTGAACCACCAG CCAAGGAAGTGGTCGTCATTGATGATACCCACGTTCTGGATCCTGTGTACGATTCAAGTCCTTCGGGAAGCGAGAGGCCCGCACCTATTAGTTTAGTAACTGATGGACCTGTCTTGAAAGATG GTCATGCTCGTACTCTTGATGCTGAAGCAAGCATCGAAGAAGGGGTTTCACCATCAAGAATGGAGGCTTCTTCCAGTGAGGTAGCTGGACCTAGTTTGAGTTCTGTGGAGGAAAGCAAATTTCTAGAGAAAGAAGCCTCTGAGATAAGAGAGCAGTCCATGGTTGGCCATGTCGAAGGACATGGAGGTTCTGTCAGTCATGCTGATCCTTCAgtatgtgatataagttcacagCCAAGTACTGGAAGTTCAACAAATG GTGATTCTGGCAGTGGTGTCACACCATCCTCCACAAACACAGTTCTTTAG
- the LOC136542294 gene encoding uncharacterized protein: MSRVASLSPSLSGDEVEVEEEEEDEGVDGYRKGGYHAVRPGDQFAASRYVAQRKLGWGNFSTVWLAFDVQSQRYVALKIQKSAPEFAQAALHEIEFLSEITKRDPSNCKCIIQLVDHFKHAGPNGQHICLVFELLGDSLLKLVQYNRYKGIGLDRVRRICKSILVGLDYLHNELGIIHSDLKLENVLLVSTIDPSKDPIRSGLKPNLERPEGNPNGEAGLNAIEKKLKMRARRVLAKLAEKRKSAVEPSRSERRLDGIDLTCKIVDFGNACWADKQFTDFIQTRQYRAPEIILGAGYSFSVDMWSFACIAFELATGEMLFTPKEGHGYSEDEDHLALMMELLGKMPKKIATMGTRSKEYFDRHGDLKRIRRLKLSSIERELVDKYKISESDAREFASFLCPLLDFAPEKRPTALDCLKHPWLRYNEDKTCGPLNNNDAKNIDLAQSTGSITSGDCTNIDLTSKKSGPTGTCDKTADAKYNTRNITSNASMNTDVQPNTGSIVNRLAKNVDVNPNIGSITNRDAKTSDMKPHIGSITISDAKSSNAKLDTGNITDRNAKTVNIKPYSDNISSRDDKSSNVDTTTSSVVNKDVKRSIRSVVNSYIKNFDAQCNTGSPANSDARNSSDMKPSTRIVSSADNVKCMDIKPISGSAKSNDISPKSNDTINANVKSNTGIVANSDAKNTDVQTNIGSVDSSDDYSVDSKPNIGRVAASIQRLESSMSKVQSGKYR, encoded by the exons ATGTCGCGGGTGGCGTCGCTGTCGCCGTCCTTGTCGGGCgacgaggtggaggtggaggaggaagaggaggacgagggCGTCGACGGCTACCGCAAGGGCGGCTACCACGCCGTCCGCCCCGGGGACCAGTTCGCCGCCAGCCGCTACGTCGCCCAGCGGAAGCTCGGCTGGGGCAACTTCTCCACCGTCTGGCTCGCCTTCGACGTCCAATCACAG AGATACGTGGCCCTGAAGATCCAAAAGAGTGCGCCTGAGTTTGCGCAAGCTGCTCTTCATGAAATCGAGTTCCTGTCAGAGATCACCAAGAGGGACCCGTCGAACTGCAAATGCATCATTCAGCTGGTAGATCACTTCAAGCACGCGGGGCCGAACGGGCAGCATATCTGCCTCGTCTTTGAGTTACTGGGAGATAGCTTGCTTAAGCTGGTACAGTACAACCGGTACAAAGGCATCGGGTTGGATAGGGTGAGGCGAATATGCAAGTCGATTTTAGTAGGCCTTGATTACTTGCACAATGAACTTGGCATCATCCACTCAGATTTGAAGCTTGAGAACGTTCTCCTTGTCTCGACCATTGATCCCTCCAAGGACCCCATTCGCTCTGGGCTTAAACCTAACCTTGAGAGGCCTGAGGGAAACCCTAATGGTGAAGCTGGTCTTAATGCGATTGAGAAGAAGCTAAAGATGAGAGCAAGGAGGGTGCTTGCAAAGCTTGCTGAGAAAAGAAAATCAGCTGTGGAACCTTCGCGCTCAGAAAGGAGATTGGATGGAATTGATCTTACATGCAAGATTGTGGACTTTGGGAATGCTTGCTGGGCCGACAAGCAATTTACAGATTTTATTCAGACACGGCAGTATCGGGCGCCAGAGATCATTCTAGGTGCAGGATACTCGTTTTCTGTTGACATGTGGTCATTTGCGTGTATCGCTTTTGAGCTCGCAACAGGGGAAATGCTATTTACACCCAAGGAAGGTCACGGATACAGTGAAGATGAG GATCACTTGGCTTTAATGATGGAACTACTTggcaagatgccgaagaag ATTGCAACCATGGGAACACGATCAAAGGAATATTTTGACCGCCATGGAGATCTGAAGCGGATAAGAAGGCTGaaattgtcatccattgaacgtGAGCTTGTTGACAAATACAAAATTTCTGAATCTGATGCCCGGGAATTTGCCAGTTTTCTTTGCCCTTTACTCGACTTTGCACCAGAGAAGAGGCCAACAGCTTTAGACTGCCTAAAGCATCCATGGCTTCGATATAACGAGGATAAAACTTGTGGTCCTCTTAACAATAATGATGCCAAGAACATTGATCTGGCCCAAAGCACAGGGAGTATCACCAGTGGTGACTGTACAAATATTGATTTGACGAGCAAAAAAAGTGGCCCCACTGGAACTTGTGATAAGACTGCTGATGCAAAATACAACACCAGAAACATTACCAGCAATGCTTCCATGAACACTGATGTACAGCCCAATACTGGAAGCATTGTGAACAGACTTGCCAAAAATGTTGATGTAAATCCGAACATTGGATCCATCACTAATAGAGATGCCAAGACTTCTGATATGAAGCCCCACATTGGAAGCATCACCATCAGTGACGCCAAAAGCTCTAATGCAAAGCTGGATACAGGTAACATCACTGATAGAAATGCCAAAACTGTCAATATAAAGCCCTACTCTGACAACATCTCCAGCAGAGATGACAAGAGCAGTAATGTGGACACCACCACTTCCAGTGTTGTCAACAAAGATGTGAAGCGCAGCATCAGAAGTGTTGTTAATTCTTATATCAAGAACTTTGATGCACAATGCAACACTGGAAGCCCTGCTAACAGTGATGCTCGGAACTCATCAGATATGAAACCCAGCACTAGAATTGTTAGCAGTGCTGATAATGTCAAGTGTATGGACATAAAACCGATCAGTGGAAGTGCTAAGAGCAATGACATCAGTCCTAAGAGCAATGACACCATCAATGCTAATGTGAAATCCAACACTGGAATTGTTGCAAACAGTGATGCCAAGAACACCGATGTACAGACTAACATTGGAAGTGTTGACAGCAGCGATGATTACAGCGTTGACTCAAAACCAAACATTGGTCGGGTTGCTGCGAGCATACAGAGGTTGGAGAGCAGCATGAGTAAAGTGCAAAGCGGGAAATACAGGTGA